From the genome of Amycolatopsis sp. NBC_01488, one region includes:
- a CDS encoding amidohydrolase, with protein MTVLDSRPDVPGDPHGRIINPMEGSEALISEAGVSMAPVEDLGAGRGPFWLDDWLRANATDVLAWRRHIHAHPELSRHEFATTELVVTLLRSVGLKPWVLPGGTGVVCDIGSGERCVALRADMDALPLVENTGLPYSSTVEGAAHMCGHDAHTAILLGAARALAGAPELPGRVRLIFQPAEEVMPGGALDMIAAGALEGVERIYGLHVDPRLEVGRVGMRVGALTSAADLIELRLTSPGGHTSRPHLTADLVHALGSVITGLPALLSRRVDPRSGTVLVWGAVHAGQAANAVPQDGVLRGTLRTADHEVWTALEPLVASSVESLLAPLGVGFSLDYRRGVPPVVSDADSTALMRAGAEAALGEGALAGTEQSSGGEDFGWYLEHVQGAFARLGVWPGPPEPQADIHRPTFVLDERALLCGVRTLVHTALTSLA; from the coding sequence GTGACGGTGCTGGACTCACGGCCGGACGTTCCAGGCGACCCCCATGGGCGCATCATCAACCCCATGGAGGGGTCCGAGGCGCTCATTTCCGAAGCGGGCGTAAGCATGGCTCCCGTGGAGGACCTTGGTGCGGGCCGCGGCCCGTTCTGGCTCGACGACTGGCTGCGCGCCAACGCGACCGACGTGCTCGCCTGGCGTCGGCACATCCACGCGCACCCGGAGCTGTCGCGGCACGAGTTCGCGACCACGGAACTGGTCGTCACGCTGCTGCGGTCCGTCGGGCTCAAGCCGTGGGTGCTGCCCGGCGGCACCGGCGTCGTCTGCGACATCGGCAGCGGCGAGCGGTGCGTGGCGCTGCGGGCGGACATGGACGCGCTGCCGCTCGTCGAGAACACCGGGCTGCCCTACTCGTCGACCGTCGAGGGCGCGGCGCACATGTGCGGCCACGACGCCCACACGGCGATCCTGCTCGGCGCGGCCCGTGCCCTGGCGGGTGCGCCGGAGCTGCCCGGCCGCGTCCGGCTGATCTTCCAGCCCGCCGAGGAGGTCATGCCCGGCGGCGCGCTGGACATGATCGCGGCGGGCGCGCTGGAGGGCGTCGAGCGGATCTACGGCCTGCACGTGGACCCGCGGCTCGAGGTCGGCCGCGTCGGGATGCGCGTCGGCGCCCTGACGTCGGCGGCGGACCTGATCGAGCTGCGGCTGACGTCGCCGGGCGGGCACACGTCCCGGCCGCACCTGACGGCCGACCTGGTCCACGCACTGGGCTCGGTGATCACGGGCCTGCCGGCGCTGCTGTCGCGGCGCGTCGACCCGCGGTCCGGAACGGTCCTGGTCTGGGGCGCGGTCCACGCGGGCCAGGCGGCGAACGCGGTCCCGCAGGACGGCGTCCTGCGCGGCACCCTGCGCACGGCCGACCACGAGGTCTGGACGGCCCTGGAGCCCCTGGTGGCGTCCTCGGTGGAGTCGTTGCTGGCGCCCCTGGGCGTCGGCTTCTCCCTCGACTACCGCCGCGGCGTCCCCCCGGTGGTCTCCGACGCCGACTCGACGGCCCTGATGCGCGCGGGCGCGGAGGCGGCCCTCGGCGAGGGCGCACTGGCCGGCACGGAACAGTCGTCCGGCGGCGAGGACTTCGGCTGGTACCTCGAGCACGTCCAGGGAGCCTTCGCCCGCCTGGGCGTCTGGCCCGGCCCCCCGGAACCCCAGGCCGACATCCACCGCCCCACGTTCGTCCTCGACGAACGCGCCCTCCTCTGCGGAGTCCGAACCCTGGTCCACACAGCCCTAACCTCCCTCGCCTAA
- the meaB gene encoding methylmalonyl Co-A mutase-associated GTPase MeaB, with the protein MPRKIDVTAYAKGVLAGDRGTLSKAITLVESQREDHRALAQELLVELLPSSGGARRVGITGVPGVGKSTFIDQLGTDLTAAGHRVAVLAVDPSSTRTGGSILGDKTRMARLAVDERAFIRPSPTSGTLGGVARATRETIVLMEAAGYDTVLVETVGVGQSEVTVANMVDCFLFLTLARTGDQLQGIKKGVLELADVIAVNKADGDHERDAKRAARELSGALRMIYGPEASWTPPVLTCSGLHNLRLDEVWGAIEKHRETLTASGELDARRRQQQVDWTWAMVREQLLSRLAAHPDVRTVVPDVERAVRDGELTATLGAQRILDAFGPPRGG; encoded by the coding sequence TTGCCGCGCAAGATCGACGTCACCGCCTACGCCAAGGGCGTGCTGGCGGGCGACCGCGGGACGCTGTCGAAGGCGATCACGCTGGTCGAGTCGCAGCGGGAGGACCACCGGGCACTGGCGCAGGAGCTGCTCGTCGAGCTGCTGCCGTCGTCCGGCGGTGCGCGGCGCGTCGGCATCACCGGCGTCCCCGGTGTCGGCAAGTCGACATTCATCGACCAGCTGGGCACCGACCTGACCGCGGCCGGGCACCGCGTCGCCGTGCTGGCCGTCGACCCGTCGTCGACGCGCACCGGCGGGTCGATCCTCGGCGACAAGACCCGGATGGCGCGCCTGGCGGTCGACGAACGGGCGTTCATCCGGCCGTCGCCGACGTCCGGGACGCTCGGCGGCGTCGCGCGGGCGACCCGCGAGACGATCGTGCTGATGGAAGCCGCCGGCTACGACACCGTGCTGGTCGAGACGGTCGGCGTCGGGCAGTCCGAGGTGACCGTGGCGAACATGGTCGACTGCTTCCTGTTCCTGACGCTCGCGCGCACCGGCGACCAGCTCCAGGGCATCAAGAAGGGCGTGCTGGAGCTCGCCGACGTCATCGCCGTCAACAAGGCCGACGGCGACCACGAACGGGACGCCAAGCGGGCGGCCCGCGAGCTGTCCGGCGCGTTGCGGATGATCTACGGGCCGGAGGCGTCGTGGACGCCACCCGTGCTGACCTGCAGCGGCCTGCACAACCTGCGACTGGACGAGGTCTGGGGCGCGATCGAAAAGCACCGCGAAACACTCACGGCGTCCGGCGAGCTCGACGCCCGCCGTCGGCAGCAGCAGGTCGACTGGACGTGGGCGATGGTTCGCGAACAGCTGCTGAGTCGCCTGGCGGCGCATCCGGACGTGCGAACGGTCGTTCCGGACGTCGAACGGGCGGTGCGGGACGGTGAGCTGACGGCTACCCTCGGTGCTCAGCGGATCCTCGACGCGTTCGGTCCACCGCGTGGGGGCTGA
- the scpA gene encoding methylmalonyl-CoA mutase has translation MSIPNFAGLDLGTPSPADRDAWARAVQEATGKGPDALAWETPEGIGVKPVYTADDLSDVDFLGTYPGIAPFLRGPYPTMYVNQPWTIRQYAGFSTAEESNAFYRRNLAAGQKGLSVAFDLATHRGYDSDHPRVSGDVGMAGVAIDSIYDMRQLFDGIPLDKMSVSMTMNGAVLPVLALYVVAAEEQGVKPEQLAGTIQNDILKEFMVRNTYIYPPQPSMRIISDIFSFTSQHMPKYNSISISGYHMQEAGATADLELAYTLADGVEYIRAGVDAGLGVDKFAPRLSFFWAIGMNFFMEVAKLRAARLLWAKLVKGFDPKSSKSLSLRTHSQTSGWSLTAQDVYNNVVRTCVEAMAATQGHTQSLHTNALDEALALPTDFSARIARNTQLLLQQESGTTRVIDPWGGSAFVEKLTYDLARKAWGHISEVEQAGGMAKAIDAGIPKLRIEEAAARTQARIDSGRQPVIGVNKYQVTSDEDIEVLKVDNAGVRTQQLEKLRRLRSERDSQATEDALRRLTEGAQNDGNLLELAIDAARAKATVGEISDALEKIWGRHAGQIRTISGVYREEVGKTQNVEKARKLVDDFAAEEGRRPRILVAKMGQDGHDRGQKVIATGFADLGFDVDVGPLFSTPAEVARQAIEADVHVVGVSSLAAGHLSLVPALRHELAELGREDIMVVVGGVIPPQDYPALREAGAAAIFGPGTVLADAAIDLLGQLTAQES, from the coding sequence ATGAGCATCCCGAACTTCGCCGGTCTCGACCTCGGCACGCCGTCGCCCGCCGACCGCGACGCCTGGGCGCGCGCGGTGCAGGAGGCCACCGGCAAGGGACCGGACGCCCTGGCCTGGGAAACGCCCGAGGGCATCGGCGTCAAGCCGGTCTACACCGCCGACGATCTGTCCGATGTGGACTTCTTGGGCACTTACCCCGGCATCGCGCCGTTCCTGCGCGGGCCGTACCCGACGATGTACGTCAACCAGCCGTGGACCATCCGCCAGTACGCCGGGTTCTCCACCGCCGAGGAGTCCAACGCCTTCTACCGGCGCAACCTCGCCGCCGGCCAGAAGGGGCTTTCGGTCGCCTTCGACCTGGCCACCCACCGCGGCTACGACTCCGACCACCCGCGCGTCTCCGGCGACGTCGGCATGGCGGGCGTCGCGATCGACTCGATCTACGACATGCGGCAGCTCTTCGACGGCATCCCGCTCGACAAGATGTCGGTGTCCATGACGATGAACGGCGCGGTGCTGCCGGTGCTCGCGCTGTACGTCGTCGCGGCCGAGGAGCAGGGGGTGAAGCCGGAGCAGCTCGCGGGGACCATCCAGAACGACATCCTCAAGGAGTTCATGGTCCGCAACACCTACATCTACCCGCCGCAGCCGTCGATGCGGATCATCTCCGACATCTTCTCCTTCACTTCGCAGCACATGCCGAAGTACAACTCGATCTCCATCTCCGGCTACCACATGCAGGAAGCCGGGGCGACCGCCGACCTCGAGCTGGCGTACACGCTCGCCGACGGCGTCGAGTACATCCGCGCCGGTGTCGACGCCGGGCTGGGCGTCGACAAGTTCGCGCCGCGGCTGTCGTTCTTCTGGGCCATCGGCATGAACTTCTTCATGGAGGTCGCGAAGCTGCGCGCCGCGCGTCTCCTGTGGGCGAAGCTGGTGAAGGGCTTCGATCCGAAGTCTTCGAAGTCGCTGTCGCTGCGCACGCACTCCCAGACGTCCGGTTGGTCGCTGACCGCGCAGGACGTCTACAACAACGTCGTCCGCACCTGCGTCGAGGCGATGGCCGCGACCCAGGGGCACACGCAGTCGCTGCACACCAACGCGTTGGACGAGGCCCTGGCCCTGCCGACGGACTTCTCGGCGCGGATCGCCCGCAACACGCAGCTGCTGCTGCAGCAGGAGTCCGGCACCACGCGCGTGATCGACCCGTGGGGCGGCAGCGCCTTCGTCGAGAAGCTGACCTACGACCTCGCGCGCAAGGCGTGGGGCCACATCAGCGAGGTCGAGCAGGCCGGCGGCATGGCCAAGGCGATCGACGCGGGCATCCCCAAGCTGCGCATCGAAGAAGCCGCCGCGCGCACCCAGGCGCGCATCGACTCCGGGCGGCAGCCGGTGATCGGCGTCAACAAGTACCAGGTCACCAGCGATGAGGACATCGAAGTCCTCAAGGTCGACAACGCGGGCGTCCGGACGCAGCAGCTGGAGAAGCTGCGGCGGCTGCGTTCCGAGCGCGACTCCCAGGCGACCGAGGATGCGCTGCGGCGGCTCACGGAAGGCGCCCAGAACGACGGCAACCTCCTGGAGCTGGCCATCGACGCGGCCCGCGCGAAGGCCACGGTCGGCGAGATCTCCGACGCGCTGGAGAAGATCTGGGGCCGGCACGCCGGTCAGATCCGGACCATCTCGGGGGTGTACCGCGAGGAGGTGGGGAAGACGCAGAACGTCGAGAAGGCCCGCAAGCTGGTCGACGACTTCGCCGCGGAGGAAGGGCGCCGACCCCGGATCCTCGTCGCGAAGATGGGCCAGGACGGCCACGACCGCGGCCAGAAGGTGATCGCCACCGGCTTCGCCGACCTCGGCTTCGACGTCGACGTCGGCCCGCTGTTCTCCACCCCGGCCGAGGTCGCGCGGCAGGCGATCGAGGCGGACGTGCACGTCGTCGGCGTCTCGTCGTTGGCCGCCGGGCACCTCTCGCTGGTGCCCGCGCTGCGCCACGAGCTCGCCGAGCTGGGCCGCGAGGACATCATGGTCGTGGTCGGCGGCGTCATCCCGCCGCAGGACTACCCGGCGCTGCGCGAGGCCGGCGCGGCCGCGATCTTCGGGCCCGGCACGGTGCTCGCCGACGCCGCCATCGACCTGCTCGGCCAGCTGACGGCGCAGGAGTCCTGA